The Pungitius pungitius chromosome 8, fPunPun2.1, whole genome shotgun sequence genome has a window encoding:
- the LOC119193943 gene encoding natural resistance-associated macrophage protein 2 has product MKAEQEGDLLNEDCAPENGVETNQYSSVSPPTSPVAQDEPFSTYFEDKVAIPDNVSQVFSFRKLWAFTGPGFLMSIAYLDPGNIESDLQSGAKAGFKLLWILLGATIIGLLLQRLAARLGVVTGMHLAEVCNRQYPKVPRVILWLMVELAIIGSDMQEVIGCAIALNLLSRGSIPLWGGVLITITDTFVFLFLDKYGLRKLEAFFGFLITIMAFSFGYEYVLVKPNQGELLKGMFVPYCADCGPVQLEQAVGIVGAVIMPHNIYLHSALVKSRDIDRKNKNEVKEANKYYFIESSVALFISFLINVFVVAVFAQAFFNKTNIEMHMQCNATGSPYTDKFPLNNQTLEVDIYKGGVVLGCFFGPAALYIWAIGILAAGQSSTMTGTYSGQFVMEGFLNLRWSRFARVLLTRSIAITPTLLVAIFQDVEHLTGMNDFLNVLQSMQLPFALIPILTFTSLTSIMNDFANGMVWKILGGVVILVVCAINMYFVVVYVTALNSVLLYVFAALLSVAYLCFVGYLVWHCLVALGVSCLDFCGRMQLSRHTDIYLLTDMDTDTDTQAETL; this is encoded by the exons ATGAAGGCCGAGCAAGAAGGAGACCTCCTCAACG AGGACTGCGCTCCGGAGAATGGAGTCGAGACAAACCAGTACagctccgtctctcctcctaCTTCACCTGTGGCCCAGGACGAACCCTTCTCCACCTACTTTGAAGACAAGGTGGCCATTCCTGATAATGTCAGCCAG gTGTTCAGCTTCCGTAAGCTCTGGGCGTTTACTGGACCAGGTTTTTTGATGAGCATTGCTTACTTGGATCCAGGGAACATCGAGTCTGATCTGCAGTCTGGAGCTAAAGCTGGCTTTAAG cTCCTGTGGATTCTCCTCGGAGCCACCATCATCGGGTTGCTGTTGCAGAGGTTAGCTGCGCGCCTCGGGGTCGTCACTGGGATGCACCTGGCTGAAGTCTGCAACCGCCAATATCCAAAA GTTCCTCGGGTCATTCTTTGGCTGATGGTTGAGCTGGCGATCATTGGCTCTGACATGCAGGAGGTTATTGGCTGTGCCATAGCGCTCAACCTTCTGTCTAGGGGCAG TATTCCACTTTGGGGAGGAGTCCTCATCACCATCACAGACACATTTGTGTTCCTCTTTCTAGACAAATATG GCCTGAGGAAGCTTGAAGCTTTCTTTGGCTTTCTAATCACCATAATGGCTTTCAGCTTTGGCTACGAG TATGTGCTGGTCAAGCCAAACCAAGGGGAGCTGCTGAAGGGGATGTTCGTGCCTTACTGTGCCGACTGTGGGCCCGTGCAGCTGGAGCAGGCCGTGGGAATCGTGGGAGCTGTCATCATGCCCCACAACATCTACCTGCACTCAGCGCTGGTCAAG TCTCGGGACATTGATCGCAAAAATAAGAATGAAGTAAAGGAAGCCAACAAGTACTACTTCATTGAGTCATCTGTTGCTCTCTTCATCTCCTTTCTCATCAACGTCTTTGTCGTAGCTGTCTTTGCTCAGGCCTTCTTCAATAAAACCAATATTGAAATG CATATGCAGTGCAATGCAACCGGCAGCCCATACACAGACAAATTCCCTCTCAACAACCAGACACTCGAGGTGGACATCTACAAAGGG GGCGTGGTTCTGGGCTGTTTCTTTGGCCCTGCAGCCCTCTACATCTGGGCAATTGGGATCCTGGCAGCTGGGCAGAGTTCTACCATGACCGGCACTTACTCTGGGCAGTTTGTCATGGAG GGTTTCCTCAACCTTCGTTGGTCCCGTTTTGCACGCGTGCTGCTGACCCGCTCCATCGCCATCACGCCTACGCTGCTAGTAGCCATTTTTCAAGACGTTGAGCATTTGACCGGGATGAACGACTTCCTCAACGTGCTTCAGAGCATGCAG CTTCCATTTGCTTTGATCCCAATTCTGACCTTCACCAGTCTGACGTCCATAATGAACGACTTTGCAAATGGAAT GGTATGGAAGATTTTGGGAGGCGTGGTCATCCTGGTGGTTTGTGCAATCAACATGTACTTTGTGGTGGTTTACGTGACGGCGCTGAACAGTGTGCTGCTCTACGTGTTCGCTGCCCTTCTCTCCGTAGCCTATCTGTGCTTTGTAGGCTACCTG GTATGGCACTGTTTGGTTGCTTTGGGGGTTTCCTGCCTGGACTTTTGCGGCAGG ATGCAGCTGTCACGGCACACGGATATCTACTTACTGACTGACATGGACACTGATACTGACACTCAGGCTGAGACGTTGTGA
- the cnpy2 gene encoding protein canopy homolog 2 codes for MREACVLVCLLLSFSQAARQGQDIKCGACRALVDEMEWDISQIDPKKMIQTGSFRINPDGSQSIREVPLARSEGNLLELMESVCERMGDYGERTDSSTNRKSYIRIKSRSGEPMDLSEATLDSRVTGSLKFACETIVEQYEDEVIEFFAHENENIKDNLCSKRTDLCDHTLKSSHDEL; via the exons ATGAGGGAAGCGTGTGTGCTGGTGTGTCTCCTGCTGAGCTTCAGCCAGGCAGCCAGGCAAGGACAGGACATCAAATGTGGAG CCTGCAGGGCTCTGGTAGATGAGATGGAATGGGACATCTCCCAAATAGACCCAAAGAAAATGATCCAGACGGGATCCTTCAGGATCAACCCGGACGGCAGCCAGTCCATCAGAGAG GTACCTCTGGCTCGCTCAGAGGGAAATCTTCTGGAGCTGAtggagtctgtgtgtgagcggATGGGGGACTACGGCGAGCGCACAGATTCctccacaaacaggaagtcctaCATTAGGATAAAGTCTCGGAGTGGTGAGCCCATGGACCTCTCAGAGGCGACGCTGGATTCTAGAGTTACAGGCAGTTTAAAATTTGCG TGTGAAACCATTGTTGAGCAGTATGAAGATGAAGTCATTGAATTCTTCGCTCATGAGAACGAAAATATCAAAGACAATCTGTGCAGCAAGAGGACGg ACCTCTGTGACCACACTCTGAAATCTTCCCACGATGAACTTTGA
- the stx16 gene encoding syntaxin-16 isoform X3: MATRRLTDAFLLMRNNAIQNRQILAEQELDELADDRMALVSGISLDPEAAIGVTKKLPPKWIDGVDEIQYEITRVRQKMKDLAVLHDKHMNRPTLDDSSEEEHAIEITTQEITQMFHRCQRAVTGLQSRCGHCTEQEERLLRNVVSSLAQSLQELSTNFRHTQSGYLKRMKNREERSKHFFDSGPLMEEDEELAVYDKGFTDDQLMLVEQNTLMVEEREREIRQIVQSISDLNEIFRDLAGMVVEQGTVLDRIDFNVEQACVKTDDGLKQLQKAEQYQKKNRKMLVILILFVIVIVLIFILFGTKF; the protein is encoded by the exons GAGCTTGATGAG TTGGCTGATGATCGAATGGCCCTGGTGTCAGGAATCAGTCTGGATCCTGAAGCAGCCATCGGCGTCACAAAGAAACTGCCCCCTAAATGGATAGATGGGGTTGATGAG ATCCAGTATGAAATCACGCGGGTACGGCAAAAGATGAAGGATTTGGCCGTACTGCATGACAAGCATATGAATCGACCTACACTTGATGACAGTAGTGAGGAAGAGCATGCTATAGAAATCACTACTCAGGAGATAACACAG ATGTTTCACCGATGCCAGCGAGCTGTGACGGGCTTGCAGTCTCGTTGTGGTCACTGTACCGAACAGGAGGAGAGGCTTTTGAGAAACGTGGTCTCGTCCCTGGCGCAGAGCCTTCAAGAGCTGTCCACCaatttcagacacacacagtccgGCTACCTAAAAC gTATGAAGAATCGTGAGGAGAGATCAAAGCACTTTTTTGACTCTGGACCCTTAatggaagaggatgaagaattAGCTGTATATGACAAG GGTTTCACAGACGACCAGCTGATGCTGGTCGAGCAAAACACTCTTATGGTTGAAGAACGAGAGCGGGAGATCCGACAGATCGTGCAGTCCATCTCCGATCTGAATGAGATTTTCCGGGACTTGGCTGGAATGGTGGTGGAACAG GGCACCGTTCTGGACCGAATTGACTTCAATGTGGAGCAGGCTTGTGTGAAAACAGATGATGGACTGAAACAGTTACAAAAG GCAGAACAATatcagaagaaaaacagaaagatgCTGGTCATATTGATCCTCTTTGTCATAGTTATTGTTctaatttttattctttttggaACAAAGTTTTAA
- the stx16 gene encoding syntaxin-16 isoform X4, whose translation MATRRLTDAFLLMRNNAIQNRQILAEQLADDRMALVSGISLDPEAAIGVTKKLPPKWIDGVDEIQYEITRVRQKMKDLAVLHDKHMNRPTLDDSSEEEHAIEITTQEITQMFHRCQRAVTGLQSRCGHCTEQEERLLRNVVSSLAQSLQELSTNFRHTQSGYLKRMKNREERSKHFFDSGPLMEEDEELAVYDKGFTDDQLMLVEQNTLMVEEREREIRQIVQSISDLNEIFRDLAGMVVEQGTVLDRIDFNVEQACVKTDDGLKQLQKAEQYQKKNRKMLVILILFVIVIVLIFILFGTKF comes from the exons TTGGCTGATGATCGAATGGCCCTGGTGTCAGGAATCAGTCTGGATCCTGAAGCAGCCATCGGCGTCACAAAGAAACTGCCCCCTAAATGGATAGATGGGGTTGATGAG ATCCAGTATGAAATCACGCGGGTACGGCAAAAGATGAAGGATTTGGCCGTACTGCATGACAAGCATATGAATCGACCTACACTTGATGACAGTAGTGAGGAAGAGCATGCTATAGAAATCACTACTCAGGAGATAACACAG ATGTTTCACCGATGCCAGCGAGCTGTGACGGGCTTGCAGTCTCGTTGTGGTCACTGTACCGAACAGGAGGAGAGGCTTTTGAGAAACGTGGTCTCGTCCCTGGCGCAGAGCCTTCAAGAGCTGTCCACCaatttcagacacacacagtccgGCTACCTAAAAC gTATGAAGAATCGTGAGGAGAGATCAAAGCACTTTTTTGACTCTGGACCCTTAatggaagaggatgaagaattAGCTGTATATGACAAG GGTTTCACAGACGACCAGCTGATGCTGGTCGAGCAAAACACTCTTATGGTTGAAGAACGAGAGCGGGAGATCCGACAGATCGTGCAGTCCATCTCCGATCTGAATGAGATTTTCCGGGACTTGGCTGGAATGGTGGTGGAACAG GGCACCGTTCTGGACCGAATTGACTTCAATGTGGAGCAGGCTTGTGTGAAAACAGATGATGGACTGAAACAGTTACAAAAG GCAGAACAATatcagaagaaaaacagaaagatgCTGGTCATATTGATCCTCTTTGTCATAGTTATTGTTctaatttttattctttttggaACAAAGTTTTAA
- the LOC119193954 gene encoding EEF1A lysine methyltransferase 3-like, with protein MICAGDDDEDPFPVEDCLFAETFSQDTAFTLFGQELRIQQVFGGNLGVAAAVWEAALHLCSYLEERSVEVRGRRVIELGAGTGVVGILAARLGAVVTLTDLPLTLPQLEANVSANTPSSGWPATLPTVLPLSWGQDHMNFPSDWDLVLCADIIYLPETYPLLVRTLAHLCKNTAVVYLSSKMRKEHETPRFFEECLPSRFNVELVHLDGSQNINIYRASLRKDLSQDLD; from the exons ATGATTTGTGCAGGAGACGACGACGAAGACCCTTTCCCAGTAGAAGATTGTTTGTTTgcggaaacattttcacaagaCACCGCGTTCACTTTATTCGGCCAGGAGCTGAGGATCCAACAGGTGTTCGGCGGCAACCTCGGCGTGGCCGCCGCGGTGTGGGAAGCT GCGTTACACCTGTGCAGTTACCTGGAGGAGCGGTCGGTGGAGGTGAGAGGACGGCGCGTCATAGAGCTGGGGGCGGGCACCGGTGTGGTCGGTATCTTGGCTGCACGCCTCG GTGCAGTCGTGACGCTCACAGATCTTCCTTTGACTCTCCCGCAACTTGAGGCCAACGTCTCTGCTAACACGCCATCCAGTGGTTGGCCTGCCACCCTTCCCAccgtcctccctctgtcctggGGTCAGGACCACATGAACTTCCCTTCTGACTGGGATCTGGTGCTCTGTGCAGATATAATTTACCTCCCGGAGACTTACCCGCTGCTGGTGAGGACACTGGCTCATCTGTGCAAGAACACGGCCGTGGTATATCTATCGTCCAAAATGAGGAAAGAGCACGAGACGCCACGTTTCTTTGAAGAATGTTTGCCGAGCAGATTTAATGTGGAGCTTGTACATCTTGATGGCAGTCAAAATATTAATATCTACAGGGCATCTCTGAGGAAAGACCTGTCACAGGACTTGGATTAG